In Musa acuminata AAA Group cultivar baxijiao chromosome BXJ2-3, Cavendish_Baxijiao_AAA, whole genome shotgun sequence, the following proteins share a genomic window:
- the LOC135608363 gene encoding disease resistance protein RGA2-like, with protein sequence MAAVLDSFISGLVGTLKDMAKEEVDLLLGVPGEIQKLQRTLRNIHSVLCVAEKRRIEDEDVNDWLMELKDVMYDADDLLDECRMEAEKWTPRESDPKPSTLCGFPFFAGFREVKFRHAVGVKIKGLNDRLEEISARRSKLQLHVSAAEPRVVPRVSRITSPVMESDMVGHRLEEDSKALVEQLTKQDPSKNVVVLAIVGIGGIGKTTFAQKVFNDGKIKASFRTTIWVCVSQEFSETDLLGNIIEGAGGKYNREQSRSLLEPLVAGLLRGNKFLLVLDDVWDAQIWDDLLRNPLQGGAAGSRVLVTTRNEGIARQMKAAHFHEMKLLPPEDGWSLLRKKATMNAEEERDAQDLKDTGMKIVEKCGGLPLAIKTIGGVLCTRGLNRNAWEEVLRSAAWSRTGLPEGVHGALNLSYQDLSSHLKQCFLHCALFQEDFKFHEPEIVRLWIAEGFVEARGDVSLEETGEQYYRELLHRSLLQSQRYGLDYDESSKMHDLLRSLGHFLSRDESLFISDVQNEGRSAAAPMKLRRLSIGATVTTDIRHLVSLTKQHESVRTLLVPRTSGYAEDIDEYLKNFVRLRVLHLMFINIKILPCYIENLIHLRYLNVSWSSVTELPESICNLMNLQFLILFGCRQLTQIPQGIDRLVNLRTLDCRGTRLESFPYGIKRLKHLNELQGFVVNTGIGMCPLEVLGGLQELRYLSVDRLEMTYMEAEPRRATSGLKGNQKLKKLLLSCSFTSDGYTEEEIERMEKVLDVALHPPSSVVSLRLQNFLGLRYPSWMASASISSLLPNISRLELINCDHWPLLPPLGKLPSLEFLFIRGARAVTTIGPEFFGCEAAATGHDPERNSKRPSSSSSSSTSPPSLFPKLRQLELMNMTNMEVWDWVAEGFAMRRLDKLVLLNCPKLKSLPEGLIRQATCLTTLDLWDVCALKSIRGFPSVKQLRISGESDLEIVADLPALELLKLGGFLLPYKHLPEWLTACPASFTTLQILKVYGTTRLLCRCLQNGADWPMIKHFPIFFIKDAGGNYINYIKHSCTFDTNLVDDDATAAEEEEETEEEEDINEL encoded by the coding sequence ATGGCCGCCGTGCTTGATTCCTTCATCTCCGGACTGGTCGGTACGTTGAAGGACATGGCTAAAGAGGAGGTGGACTTGCTGTTGGGCGTCCCCGGGGAGATCCAAAAGCTCCAACGCACTCTCCGCAACATCCACTCTGTCCTTTGCGTCGCCGAGAAGCGGCGGATCGAGGACGAGGACGTCAACGACTGGCTGATGGAGCTCAAGGATGTCATGTACGACGCCGACGACCTCCTCGACGAGTGCCGGATGGAGGCCGAGAAGTGGACTCCTCGTGAGTCCGATCCGAAGCCGTCCACCTTGTGCGGATTTCCCTTCTTTGCTGGCTTTCGCGAGGTCAAGTTCAGACATGCTGTGGGCGTCAAAATCAAGGGTCTCAACGATCGGCTGGAAGAGATCTCGGCCCGAAGGTCCAAGCTGCAACTCCATGTGTCTGCGGCCGAACCAAGGGTGGTTCCTCGAGTTAGTCGCATAACTTCCCCCGTGATGGAGTCTGACATGGTTGGCCACCGACTGGAGGAGGACTCAAAGGCACTGGTGGAGCAGCTGACAAAGCAAGATCCGAGTAAGAACGTGGTGGTGCTGGCAATTGTGGGGATCGGCGGCATCGGAAAGACCACCTTCGCTCAGAAGGTGTTCAATGATGGTAAAATCAAAGCCAGCTTCCGCACCACCATCTGGGTGTGCGTGTCCCAAGAGTTCAGCGAGACGGATCTCCTCGGAAATATCATCGAAGGTGCTGGTGGAAAATATAATAGAGAACAGAGCAGGAGTCTGCTGGAGCCCTTGGTGGCGGGTCTCCTGAGAGGCAACAAGTTCTTGCTGGTGTTGGATGATGTTTGGGATGCTCAGATCTGGGACGACTTGCTCCGCAATCCTTTGCAGGGAGGAGCAGCAGGCAGCAGGGTGCTGGTGACCACCAGAAACGAAGGGATCGCGAGGCAAATGAAGGCGGCCCACTTCCACGAGATGAAGCTGCTGCCTCCGGAGGATGGCTGGTCGCTCCTGCGCAAGAAGGCGACGATGAATGCAGAGGAGGAAAGGGATGCCCAAGATCTCAAGGACACAGGCATGAAGATTGTTGAGAAATGCGGAGGGCTTCCCCTGGCCATCAAGACCATCGGAGGGGTCCTCTGCACCAGAGGACTCAACAGAAATGCGTGGGAGGAAGTTCTCCGCAGCGCCGCATGGTCACGGACCGGGCTTCCCGAAGGTGTGCACGGAGCACTGAATCTGAGCTACCAAGACTTGTCGTCCCATCTCAAGCAATGCTTTCTCCACTGCGCCTTGTTCCAAGAAGATTTTAAGTTTCACGAACCTGAAATCGTCAGATTATGGATAGCCGAGGGGTTTGTCGAAGCACGAGGAGATGTTAGCTTGGAGGAAACAGGGGAGCAATATTACAGAGAGCTGCTTCATAGGAGCCTTCTACAATCGCAACGTTACGGTCTGGACTACGATGAGTCTTCCAAGATGCATGACCTGCTGCGATCGCTCGGCCATTTCCTATCGAGAGATGAGAGCTTGTTCATTAGTGACGTGCAAAACGAGGGGAGAAGTGCTGCCGCCCCGATGAAGCTGCGTCGGTTGTCGATTGGGGCCACTGTAACCACGGACATCCGGCATCTCGTCAGTTTGACCAAGCAACATGAGTCAGTGAGGACATTGTTGGTGCCGAGAACAAGTGGATATGCGGAGGATATTGATGAGTACTTGAAAAACTTCGTGCGACTTAGAGTCCTGCATCTTATGTTCATAAATATCAAGATCCTACCGTGCTACATCGAAAATTTGATACACTTGAGATACTTGAATGTGTCCTGGAGCTCTGTAACGGAGCTTCCAGAAAGCATATGCAATCTGATGAATTTACAGTTTTTGATCCTTTTTGGATGTAGACAGTTGACACAGATCCCTCAGGGTATAGATAGGCTAGTCAATCTAAGGACACTCGATTGTAGAGGTACACGGCTGGAGAGCTTTCCATATGGAATAAAAAGGTTGAAGCACCTCAATGAACTCCAAGGATTCGTCGTGAACACGGGCATTGGTATGTGCCCATTGGAAGTATTAGGCGGACTCCAGGAACTCAGATACCTCTCCGTTGACAGGTTGGAGATGACGTACATGGAAGCTGAACCAAGAAGGGCTACAAGCGGCTTAAAGGGTAACCAAAAACTGAAGAAACTACTTTTAAGTTGCTCATTCACATCCGATGGTTACACGGAGGAAGAGATTGAAAGAATGGAGAAGGTGTTGGATGTGGCACTTCATCCACCATCATCTGTTGTTTCGCTCAGGTTACAGAATTTCTTGGGCCTCCGGTACCCCAGCTGGATGGCGTCTGCAAGCATCAGTTCGCTTCTTCCAAACATAAGCCGCTTGGAACTAATTAACTGCGATCATTGGCCACTGCTTCCACCGCTAGGAAAGCTCCCCAGTTTGGAGTTTCTTTTCATACGAGGTGCACGTGCAGTGACCACCATCGGACCGGAATTTTTTGGGTGTGAAGCTGCTGCTACTGGTCATGATCCGGAACGGAATTCAAagcgcccttcttcttcttcttcttcttctacttctcctcCTTCGTTGTTTCCGAAACTAAGGCAGCTGGAACTCATGAATATGACTAACATGGAAGTGTGGGATTGGGTAGCAGAAGGCTTTGCTATGCGTCGCCTCGACAAATTGGTCCTCTTAAATTGCCCCAAGTTGAAGTCTCTACCGGAAGGCCTGATCCGACAGGCAACCTGCTTAACCACATTGGATCTGTGGGATGTGTGTGCTCTCAAGTCCATCAGAGGTTTCCCTTCTGTGAAACAACTGAGGATAAGTGGTGAATCAGATCTGGAGATTGTTGCTGATCTCCCTGCACTGGAGCTCTTGAAGTTGGGCGGGTTTTTGCTTCCATACAAACATTTACCAGAGTGGTTGACGGCTTGCCCTGCAAGCTTCACCACGCTCCAGATACTGAAAGTCTACGGAACCACCCGACTCCTCTGCAGATGCCTCCAAAATGGCGCAGACTGGCCCATGATCAAAcactttccaatttttttcatcaaaGATGCTGGAGGCAATTATATAAACTACATCAAGCATTCCTGCACCTTCGACACAAACCTAGTCGATGATGATGCTACTgctgctgaagaagaagaagaaacagaagaagaagaagacatcaatGAGCTTTGA